In one Methylocaldum szegediense genomic region, the following are encoded:
- a CDS encoding ATP-binding cassette domain-containing protein produces MTWNPVSLVPMVTSSGRRSGLRLEVERVRKAFGAMEVLKELSLTIESGEFVAVVGRSGCGKSTLLRLIAGLERPDGGDIRVSGRSDAKPNGDIRVMFQEARLLPWRKVLDNVGVGLVGAWRERAHQALRQVGLAQRADDWPAALSGGQRQRVALARALVSRPRLLLFDEPLGALDALTRIEMQRLIESIWLEERFTALLVTHDVAEAVTLADRIVMLEHGRVSADIPVPLPRPRERGDSAFATLEGDVLRRILGREPVEAAANRQQPVRLVSAT; encoded by the coding sequence ATGACTTGGAACCCCGTTAGCCTGGTCCCGATGGTGACATCTTCGGGTCGAAGGAGCGGCTTGCGCCTCGAAGTCGAGCGAGTACGTAAGGCTTTCGGCGCCATGGAGGTGTTGAAGGAACTGTCCCTGACGATCGAGTCTGGCGAGTTCGTCGCAGTCGTCGGGCGCAGTGGTTGCGGGAAGAGTACCTTGCTGCGCTTGATCGCGGGCTTGGAACGGCCGGATGGCGGCGATATCCGGGTTAGCGGCCGTTCGGACGCCAAACCAAACGGCGATATCCGGGTGATGTTCCAGGAAGCGCGCCTGCTGCCCTGGCGCAAGGTCCTGGACAATGTTGGGGTGGGATTGGTCGGTGCGTGGCGGGAACGCGCCCACCAGGCGCTTAGGCAGGTCGGGTTGGCACAAAGAGCGGACGACTGGCCTGCGGCATTGTCGGGCGGTCAGCGTCAGCGGGTAGCACTGGCGCGAGCCTTGGTGAGCCGTCCGCGACTTTTGCTGTTCGACGAGCCCTTAGGCGCGCTGGATGCGCTCACTCGTATCGAAATGCAACGCTTGATCGAAAGCATTTGGCTCGAAGAGAGATTCACCGCTTTGCTGGTTACCCACGATGTCGCTGAAGCGGTGACGCTGGCCGACCGCATCGTGATGTTGGAGCACGGGAGAGTGAGCGCGGATATACCGGTCCCGCTACCGCGTCCTCGCGAGCGCGGGGACTCGGCGTTCGCCACCCTGGAAGGCGATGTGCTCCGACGTATCCTCGGGAGGGAGCCGGTCGAAGCAGCGGCGAACCGGCAGCAGCCGGTTCGGCTGGTCTCGGCGACTTGA
- a CDS encoding fumarate reductase/succinate dehydrogenase flavoprotein subunit, which produces MATNSDLNVLTTDILVIGGGTAGPMAAIKARERDPNLKVLLLEKAHVKRSGAISMGMDGLNNAIIPGYASPEQYVKEITIANDGIVNQKTIMAYARRSFDMIQELDRWGVRFKKDETGEYDVKKVHPVGAYVLPMPEGHSIKKVLYRQLKKHRVEITNRYMATRLLTDNGRIAGAAAINTRTGEFLVIRAKAVILCTGAAGRLGLPASGYLFGTYENPTNAGDGYSMAYRAGAELSGIECFQINPLIKDYNGPACAYVTGPYGGYTANAKGYRFINCDYWSGQMMLEFYNELQSGNGPVFLKLDHLADETISEIEGILHTNERPSRGRFHERRGTDYRRSMVEMHISEIGLCSGHSASGVWVDEQARTTVPGLYAAGDLACVPHNYMLGAFVYGAIAGEDAAGYCRAHALADLDREQIARERDRVLLPLKRNDGIPPGQMEYKLRRMVNDYLTPPKVTRKMEIGLQRFAEIREDLPLLVARDPHELMRALEVHAILDCAEMAARASLFREESRWGLYHFRVDYPETDNRNWFVHVQLKKGTDGEMSCFKRPVDPYLVEPDEEAERAFGSMRITEKLQA; this is translated from the coding sequence ATGGCGACGAATTCCGACCTGAACGTTCTGACGACAGACATCTTGGTGATCGGCGGCGGCACGGCCGGTCCCATGGCCGCCATCAAGGCGAGGGAACGTGATCCCAACCTCAAGGTGCTGCTTCTGGAAAAAGCCCATGTCAAGCGCAGCGGTGCGATCAGCATGGGTATGGACGGTCTCAACAATGCCATTATCCCCGGCTACGCATCACCGGAGCAGTATGTCAAGGAAATCACCATCGCCAACGACGGGATCGTCAACCAAAAGACCATCATGGCCTACGCGCGGCGTAGCTTCGACATGATTCAGGAACTGGACCGTTGGGGAGTTCGCTTCAAGAAAGACGAAACCGGCGAATACGACGTCAAGAAGGTTCACCCGGTGGGCGCTTACGTGCTGCCGATGCCAGAAGGACACTCGATCAAGAAGGTTCTCTACCGGCAGCTCAAGAAGCATCGGGTAGAAATCACCAATCGCTACATGGCGACTCGACTGCTCACGGATAACGGCCGCATCGCCGGAGCTGCGGCGATCAATACCCGCACGGGAGAGTTCCTGGTTATTCGCGCCAAGGCCGTGATCCTCTGTACCGGGGCGGCCGGACGGCTGGGCTTGCCGGCGTCGGGATATCTGTTCGGAACCTACGAAAATCCGACCAATGCCGGCGACGGTTATAGCATGGCCTATCGCGCCGGCGCCGAATTGAGTGGGATCGAGTGTTTTCAGATCAACCCCTTGATCAAGGACTACAACGGTCCCGCCTGCGCTTACGTGACCGGGCCGTATGGGGGTTATACCGCGAACGCAAAAGGTTATCGCTTCATTAACTGCGATTACTGGAGCGGACAGATGATGCTGGAGTTCTACAACGAACTTCAGAGCGGAAACGGCCCGGTGTTCCTGAAGCTCGATCACCTCGCCGACGAAACCATCAGCGAGATCGAAGGCATTCTCCATACTAACGAACGTCCCAGCCGGGGACGGTTTCACGAGCGCCGGGGAACGGATTACCGGCGCAGCATGGTGGAGATGCACATTTCGGAAATCGGTCTTTGCAGCGGGCACAGCGCGTCCGGCGTCTGGGTCGACGAGCAGGCAAGGACAACCGTGCCGGGGCTTTACGCCGCGGGCGACCTCGCCTGCGTGCCGCACAATTACATGCTTGGGGCTTTCGTTTACGGCGCCATCGCCGGGGAGGACGCCGCCGGATATTGCAGAGCCCACGCACTAGCGGATCTCGACCGTGAGCAGATCGCTCGAGAGCGGGATCGGGTCCTCCTTCCGTTGAAACGGAACGACGGTATTCCGCCCGGACAGATGGAGTACAAGTTACGGCGCATGGTAAACGACTATCTGACGCCGCCCAAGGTGACGCGGAAGATGGAGATCGGTTTACAGAGGTTTGCCGAAATCCGCGAAGACCTGCCTTTGTTGGTCGCGCGTGATCCACATGAACTCATGCGCGCTTTGGAAGTTCACGCCATACTCGACTGCGCCGAGATGGCGGCGCGGGCTTCCCTGTTCCGGGAAGAAAGCCGCTGGGGTTTGTACCATTTTCGGGTGGATTACCCCGAGACCGATAACCGGAACTGGTTCGTGCACGTGCAACTCAAGAAGGGGACGGACGGCGAAATGAGCTGTTTCAAACGCCCCGTCGACCCATATCTGGTTGAACCGGACGAGGAGGCCGAACGCGCTTTCGGTTCGATGCGCATCACCGAAAAACTCCAAGCTTGA
- a CDS encoding 4Fe-4S dicluster domain-containing protein encodes MPIANTPTSLPVVVDGDRCIADKGCTVCVDVCPLDVLRIDPATGKAYMKYDECWYCLPCEKDCPTGAVKVHIPYLLR; translated from the coding sequence ATGCCCATTGCCAACACGCCTACCAGCCTGCCCGTGGTCGTTGACGGAGACCGGTGCATTGCCGATAAAGGCTGCACCGTCTGCGTCGATGTCTGTCCGCTCGACGTCCTGAGGATAGATCCGGCTACCGGCAAGGCGTACATGAAATACGACGAATGCTGGTATTGCCTGCCTTGCGAGAAGGACTGCCCGACTGGGGCGGTCAAAGTCCACATCCCCTACCTACTGCGGTAA
- a CDS encoding HEAT repeat domain-containing protein translates to MTATTSARVQSEGTIAIVGAGFAGTMVGVHLLKRASSPLRITLIERYPEQFCRGVAYSTRERCHLLNVGAGNMSAFPDYPDDFLQWALDRKQRLADFLPGDEISPHTFLTRHLYGEYLHGVFEQALGGARPGVELAVVYDEVIDIVADDAMQNIELRSGNTIQAHRVVLALGNFPPPDPSVADDAFYQSARYCRNPWSKGGSPVVGRDETCLMIGSGLTMVDLAIALRERDFRGRIHVVSRHGWLPPVQQPGPESPCRIDFDELPRTVRSLLRWFRAQLRTGQDWRSLISAVRPRTASTWSALPVQEKRRFIRHLRTLWDNHRHQLAPVAAEKLRAMIASDQLTVHAGRVERFVEDEHGVDVTIRLRGSNERKILRVDRVVNCTGSECDYRKLREPLVENLIRRGRVIPDAVAFGLAVSPDGALIDAEGRVSDSLFTLGPPRKGTLWETTAVPEIRVQAQQLAERLLASFEGKSDERSSEAASPVARGDAGVRRLAVLRLAECEEEEAVPELTKALSDSDRDVRLEAVRVLAEFDGPPVVASLLVAIEDPDDAVRGAAADALAEKCDESDQFELLNRLDHSDAFVRAAALRALKPLKLPAALKPAIAALQDDHVGVRREAVGVLGYLQSEAAVPALKDAVHDAHSEVRRAAIKALIPHGIASRDSLKDADWQVRQDAAESVGKVKDRHGFDALLAALEDDHWQVRQKAAWSLGQLGDPRAIPVLGSQLLSHPESNVRKEAAAALGAIGHADGEIYLQKASADCDADVRKSVRLALQMIGKGFAARDC, encoded by the coding sequence ATGACAGCGACAACCAGCGCTCGCGTTCAGTCGGAAGGCACGATCGCCATCGTTGGAGCCGGTTTTGCCGGTACCATGGTCGGCGTGCACCTTCTCAAGCGGGCCAGCAGTCCGTTGCGGATCACGCTGATCGAGCGTTATCCGGAGCAATTCTGTCGCGGCGTTGCTTACTCGACCCGCGAGCGTTGCCATTTGCTCAACGTGGGGGCGGGCAATATGAGCGCTTTTCCGGATTACCCGGACGACTTCCTGCAGTGGGCGCTCGACCGAAAGCAACGCTTGGCCGACTTTTTACCTGGGGACGAAATCTCTCCCCACACTTTTCTAACGAGGCATCTTTACGGCGAATATCTGCACGGGGTGTTCGAACAGGCGCTAGGTGGTGCGCGTCCGGGCGTCGAATTGGCTGTGGTATACGACGAAGTGATCGACATCGTCGCTGACGATGCCATGCAGAACATCGAACTGCGAAGCGGAAACACCATCCAGGCGCACCGGGTCGTACTCGCTCTGGGTAATTTTCCGCCGCCCGACCCGTCGGTGGCCGACGATGCGTTTTACCAAAGCGCCCGATATTGTCGTAATCCATGGTCGAAAGGCGGTTCTCCGGTCGTCGGCCGAGATGAGACCTGTTTGATGATCGGATCGGGTTTGACCATGGTCGATCTGGCTATTGCGCTTCGCGAGCGGGATTTCCGAGGTCGCATTCACGTGGTTTCGCGGCACGGCTGGCTACCGCCGGTTCAACAGCCCGGCCCGGAGAGTCCGTGCCGTATCGATTTCGACGAGTTGCCGCGCACGGTCAGGTCGTTGTTGCGATGGTTCCGCGCGCAATTAAGGACGGGTCAAGATTGGCGGTCTTTGATCAGCGCGGTACGGCCCCGCACCGCTTCGACTTGGAGCGCGCTTCCTGTTCAAGAAAAACGGCGTTTTATCCGCCACCTGCGGACACTGTGGGACAATCACCGCCACCAACTTGCGCCGGTCGCTGCAGAAAAATTGCGTGCAATGATCGCTTCCGACCAGTTGACGGTTCACGCAGGACGCGTGGAGCGCTTCGTCGAAGACGAGCATGGGGTCGACGTAACGATCCGCTTGCGCGGAAGCAACGAACGGAAAATCCTGCGTGTGGACCGTGTCGTCAATTGCACCGGCTCGGAATGCGACTACCGTAAGCTCAGAGAGCCTCTCGTCGAGAACCTGATCCGGCGGGGAAGAGTGATTCCCGATGCGGTCGCTTTCGGGCTGGCGGTGTCTCCCGACGGTGCCCTGATCGACGCCGAAGGGCGCGTTTCCGATTCGCTCTTCACGCTCGGCCCGCCGCGAAAAGGAACTCTTTGGGAGACGACCGCTGTTCCGGAAATCCGGGTTCAAGCCCAGCAGCTGGCGGAACGGCTGTTGGCTTCCTTTGAAGGTAAAAGCGACGAGAGATCCAGCGAAGCGGCGAGTCCGGTTGCGCGCGGCGATGCCGGGGTTCGCCGTCTGGCGGTGCTTCGGCTGGCGGAATGCGAAGAGGAAGAAGCCGTTCCCGAGCTGACGAAGGCACTCTCGGATTCGGACCGGGACGTTCGACTGGAAGCGGTGCGAGTATTAGCGGAATTCGACGGGCCTCCGGTGGTTGCCTCTTTGCTCGTTGCGATCGAGGATCCCGACGACGCTGTCAGAGGCGCGGCCGCGGATGCGCTCGCGGAAAAGTGTGACGAGTCGGACCAGTTCGAGCTGCTGAATCGATTGGATCACTCCGACGCCTTCGTGCGGGCCGCGGCGCTGCGGGCGCTGAAGCCGCTGAAGTTACCTGCGGCGCTGAAGCCGGCGATCGCCGCCCTACAGGATGACCATGTCGGCGTTCGGCGCGAGGCGGTGGGTGTGCTCGGCTACCTCCAGTCCGAAGCGGCCGTGCCTGCATTGAAGGATGCGGTTCACGACGCTCATTCCGAGGTGCGGCGGGCTGCCATTAAGGCCCTGATTCCGCACGGAATCGCCTCCCGGGACAGCCTTAAAGATGCGGACTGGCAGGTACGCCAGGATGCTGCCGAGTCCGTCGGCAAAGTCAAGGACCGGCATGGTTTCGATGCACTGCTGGCCGCGCTCGAAGACGATCATTGGCAGGTTCGGCAGAAGGCCGCCTGGAGTCTGGGACAACTCGGCGACCCCCGCGCCATTCCCGTGCT